The sequence below is a genomic window from Campylobacter concisus.
TTTTTTTGAAATGAGCACAGCAACGATGCTAGCGCCCGCACTAAGTCCTGCTAAAAATAGATAAACGGCTATCGGCCAACCCCAGTAAATTTCAGAGTATTGAGCTAGGCTTCCTGACATGTTATTCATGGTGTGCTCCTTTTGTATTTGCGATCATCGCAAGTGAAGGTTTTGTATTTAGCTCCGCTTTTGGCAAGTAGTATTTGCTCTCTTTTAATTTCTTTGAAATTTTAGAATTTTCATCATTTACATCGCCAAAAGTTAGGGCATTTGTAGGGCAGACGCTAACGCAAGCTGGCTCTTTGCCCTCTTCTAGCCTACTCTCATAGCAAAATGTGCATTTGCCTATCTCGCCATTTGGCAAGACATAACGAGCGTCGTATGGACAGGCCAGGATGCAGTATTTGCAACTAACGCAAATTCTGTGATCAAGCAACGTCACGCCATCAGCTGTTTTAAAGCTAGCACCAGTTGGGCAAACCTCAACACAAGGTGCATCTTCGCACATAACACAGCTTTGACGCAAAAAGTCAGTCTTTAAATTTGGAAATGTCCCACTCATCTTTGCATGCACCTGCAAGCGGTAAAGTCCCCTTGGTACGTTGTTTGTACTTCTGCAAGCTACCGAGCAGCCTTGGCAGCCGATGCATAAATTTTCATCATGTATCATCATATATTTTTTCATTTTCTATCCTTACGCTTTACTTATGCTAACGCCAACATTTGTAACCATAGTCGCAGCTACTGGCCCTTCGGCTGGATCAAGAAGCACGCTTGTATTAAGCCCCACGTGATCTATGCTCTTAAGAGCTGGAGTGATATGCCCAAAGCCGTGATAGATAAAGAGTGTATCTTCTCTAATGCCCTCGGTCACCATGAGCTTGCCCTTTTGCTCGCCAAATTTATTTTTCACCACAACCATATCGCCATCACGTAAATTTTTACGTTTAGCTGTTTTTGGATTTATCCAGATAGGGCTATCACTCATAAGATCATGAAGCGACGGCACCGCCTGAGTATGTCCGTTGGTATGAATAGGTGTTTTGCCACAAGTTAGACAAAGATCATGTCCGTCAAATGTATCCATATCTTTATCGTTTAGCGCGCCATATCCTGCAAACTGCGCCTCAACATCAGGCAAAAATAGCTCTATCTTGCCACTTTTTGTTTTAAGCTTAGCCATATCATCCATTAGACCATTTTCGCCTACAAATTTAGAAGCAACTGGATATTTAGCGACAAATTTATCGATCATGCCTTTTTCTCTAAACAAAATTCCCGGCTCATCCCACGTGATAAAGCCATCTTTTTCCAGCGTAGCAAGTAAATTTACATCTCCGCCAGCTTGCTGCATCCTAAACTCACGTATGTCGTTCCAAGTGTAAAGCTCATCTATCTTCATGCGGCGTGCTAGCTCTCTAAAGATAAATGCCCCATCTTTTGTGTCGCCAACTGGATCAATAACTTTATTTCTTATCATATAAGCTGGCTTTAGACCTGACTTATCCTCTATGCCCTCGTCGCGCTCCAGGTAACTGCTCTCAGGCAAGATGACATCAGCAAAGGTCGCCATATCGTTTAGATAGACATCGCTCACTACGATGAGCTCAAGCTTCTTCATCGCCTCTATGCTCTTCATCGTCTCAGCCACATTTATGAGATGGTTAAAGCGGATATTAAACCAGCCTTTTATGGCGTAAGGCTTCTCGTTTAAGATAGCGTTATCTATATCCATCAAAACGCCATGTTTTCTGCTTACAAATTTATGCGTTCCAGCCTCACCAGCAAAGTCTAGTCTGGTAACTTTTGGCACTTTAAATTTCTCATCTGGATTTTTAAGAACTGGGAATTTATCCTCGCCAACTAGCTTGTTAAAGGTCTTTGCGTTTTTGCCACCAAAAAGACCACCTTTAACCTCCCAGTTGCCCATCATCGCATTTGCCACCATGATGGCTTTTGTCCTCATGTATTCGGCTCTTGTGGTGGTTGTCTTGTGACCAAAGTCGATGATAACTCTTGGAGCAGCTTTGTAAATTTCATCAGCGATGCGTCTAACATCACTTGCTTTTATGCCTGTGATCGCCTCTTGCCACTCAGGTGTTTTGCCCTCGACGCTCTTTACGATCTCATCAAAGCCAGTTGTAAATTTTTCTATAAATTCTTTATCGTAAGTACCATTTTGTATCCATGTATTTATGATAGCTAGCACAAAAGCTAGATCGGTACCAGGTCTAACTGGCAGCCACTCATCAGCTTTTGAAGCTACAACGCTAAATCTTGGCTCAAGCACAAGTAGCTTTGTATCCTTGCTAGCTGCAAATTTAGCAAGCTTTTTAGCATCAGCTATGACGATGCCCTCAAAGAGGTTGTGACCAAAATTTACAACGTATTTTGCATTTGCAAAGTCTCTTTTTAGCTTAGCGATGCCATACATCTGCTCGCAGACCATTTGATAGGTGATCGGACAGCATGAAAAGTGTGAAAAGCAGTTTGGCGAGCCATAAGCTGAGGCAAAATTTACCATTAGCTTGTGCGTTTACGAACTTTTACAGGTAAATACAAAGCTTTCAGGGCCATACTTTTGCTTGATATCAAGCATCTTTGAGGCTACATAGTCAAGCGCCTCGTCCCAGCTAACCTCACGCCATTTATTTTCGCCTCTCTCACCAACCCTGATCAAAGGCTTTTTGACTCTATTTTCGTCATAAAGCTGACTAAAACCAGAGCCACCTCTTGCACAAAGCGAAGTTGCCGTACCACCAGCTTTTGGATTACCGCTTAAGAAGCAAATTTTATTATCAACGACCTTTGCTTCGATGGGGCATCTTGAAGAGCACATCTCGCAAAAGCTACGGACGTACTTCTCATCTTGCTTTGTAGCATTTTCCAAAGCACCACCCGGTAAGGACGATGCAACCATACTAACTCCAGCACCGAATTTTAAAAATTCTCGTCTATTTAAGCTCATCTTTCTCCCTTTAAAAGATATTTGCCTTTAGTCATTCTAGTATTTAAAGTTGAAAATAAAATTAAATCTTACTTAATATTTATATTTAGATTTTTAGTTTTAAAAAATTGGTATGCTAATATCAAAATGAATAAAATTATAAAAATTATAATTTTAATTAATATAATTTTTAACGCGATCTTATAAAAATTTTAAATATAAAATTTTAATTAAGGATTTTGAATAGAAATTAAAAATTTTAAAGGGATTTAAAAAGCCGAGAGAGATCTCGGCTTAAGTTTGATTTAAAATACTTATAAAAGTATCGGAGCTATCAAAAATCCAAGTGCGACAGAAAAAGCAATAGCTAAAACGCCTGGAATAAAAAAGGAGTGGTTGAATATATATTTACCTATCCTAGTTGTTCCAGTATCATCCATTTGAACGGCTCCAAGAAGTGTCGGATATGTTGGTAGCACAAATAATGCTGAAACTGCAGCAAATGATGCAACTAAAATATATGCGTCACCGTTATTTGCAGCAGTTAAACCAAGTGCGGCTATAACTGTAGGAATAAGTGCCTTTGCGGTAGCAGCTTGAGAATAAAGAAGCATACTAGCAAAAAATAGCGCAACAGCAAGCATAAATGGATAGTCTTTAACAAAATCACCTGCAAAATTTTTGATCGCATCGGTGTGATTTACCACGAAAGTATCTCCAAGCCACGCTACACCTAGCACGCAGACGCACGCAGTCATACCACTTTTAAATGTAGCTGTATTAAATAGCTTATCGACTTTAACGCCACAAGTTAGTGTGATTAAAGTAGCGATAACTAGCATAAAGCTCATAATAGCATTATCTCTAGTTAATACCAACACCTTTGTAGGTTTATCTGGATCTTCTACATATTTTACATTAGTAGTTGAGTCAGTTTTGACTTTTATATCTTTTGCAACTAGTTCATTAAATTTATCTGGGCTTTTGGTCTCATAAATTTTTTCATAGCCTGTTACATAGCTTGGTTTTATCCAACCTACGTTTTTACTAATAGCAGTAGCATATAAAACGACAGAGATAACGCCAACTAAGAATATTAAAACAGATAGTTTAGCTCCTTTTGGAAGCTCTTTTTTCTCTTCAATTTTAACATCTTTGATTAGTCCTTCTTTAAGTCTTCTTTGATACTCTTTATCGCTACTTAGATCAAGATTATAAAATATATTTATAACAAGAGCTGTTAGCATACAACCAATAAAAGTTGTAGGTATCCAGATAGCTAATAGTAATGGATAGCTAATGCCAAGTCCGCCCAAGGCATGCTCACCAGCCATAAATACAACCGCTGCTGAAACCGGGCTTGCAGTAATAGCTATCTGACTAGCAACAACAGCTATACTAAGAGGCGCACTAGGCTTAATATTTTGCGTCTTTGCAACTTCGGTAATAACTGGAATCATAGAAAATGCTGTGTGTCCAGTACCGGCAAATACAGTTAGCAAGTAAGTGACAACTGGGGCTAAGAAATTTATGTATTTTGGATGTTTTCTTAGTATCCCTTCGGCTATTTGCACCAAATAATCAAGGCCACCAGCTACTTGCATCGCTGTAATAGCAGCTATAACGGACATAATGATTAAAATAACATCCCAAGGTATACTACCTGCTTTTAATCCAAGTCCTAAAGTTAAAACTACGACGCCAATACCACCAGCATAACCAATAGCCATACCGCCTAGTCTAACACCCAAGAATATCGCACCAAAGAGCACGATCAACTGTAATATCAATGAAATATCCATTGAAAACTCCTCTATTAAATTTTATAACTAAAATTTTTACTTAAGCGTGCCAGAATTTTGACACGCTTTTAATAATACTTTGCTTAAATTTTTACCTAACCATGCTTGGATTTAGCATATTTTTTGGCTCTAAAATTTTATCGATCTCTTCTTTGCTTAGATAGCCTCTCTCTAGGCAGATATCGCCAACTGCTTTACCAGTTTGCAAAGCTTCTTTAGCAATACTTGCTGATTTTTCGTAACCGATGTATGGGTTAAATGCTGTCACGATACCAACTGAGCCTAGAACTGATTTTAAGCAAGCTTCAGGATTTGCTGTTAGTTTTCTTACAGCTTTTTCAGCTAGTGTTTTCATTGCGTTTTCAAGGATAAATATAGAGTTAAATAACGCATAAGCGATGCCTGGCTCAAATGCATTTAGCTCAAATTCACCTCTTTCTGAGCAAAGCATGATAGTTACGTCGTTGCCGATTACTTCATAGCACGCTTCGCCTACAACCTCAGCGATAACTGGATTTACTTTGCCTGGCATGATAGAGCTGCCTGGTTGCATTTGCGGTAAATTTATCTCGCCAAGGCCGCATCTTGGACCTGAGTTCATTAAGCGAAGGTCATTTGCGATCTTGCTTAGGCGGACGGCAGCAGTTTTTAGTGCACCACTAACGTGGACAAAGTCTGCTGTATCTTGTGTAGCTGCGATGAAATCATCAGCTTTTTTGAAATCAACACCAGTGATATCTTTTAACTTTTTAACAACTACATTTTTATAATCAGGATGGCAGTTAATACCTGTACCAATCGCAGTTGCACCCATATTTAGATAAGTCATTGACTCACGTGCAGCTGTGATCTTTTCGATATCGCTTTTAATGTAGCTTGCAAATGCATTAAATGTATTTC
It includes:
- a CDS encoding 4Fe-4S dicluster domain-containing protein, with product MKKYMMIHDENLCIGCQGCSVACRSTNNVPRGLYRLQVHAKMSGTFPNLKTDFLRQSCVMCEDAPCVEVCPTGASFKTADGVTLLDHRICVSCKYCILACPYDARYVLPNGEIGKCTFCYESRLEEGKEPACVSVCPTNALTFGDVNDENSKISKKLKESKYYLPKAELNTKPSLAMIANTKGAHHE
- a CDS encoding anaerobic C4-dicarboxylate transporter, which encodes MDISLILQLIVLFGAIFLGVRLGGMAIGYAGGIGVVVLTLGLGLKAGSIPWDVILIIMSVIAAITAMQVAGGLDYLVQIAEGILRKHPKYINFLAPVVTYLLTVFAGTGHTAFSMIPVITEVAKTQNIKPSAPLSIAVVASQIAITASPVSAAVVFMAGEHALGGLGISYPLLLAIWIPTTFIGCMLTALVINIFYNLDLSSDKEYQRRLKEGLIKDVKIEEKKELPKGAKLSVLIFLVGVISVVLYATAISKNVGWIKPSYVTGYEKIYETKSPDKFNELVAKDIKVKTDSTTNVKYVEDPDKPTKVLVLTRDNAIMSFMLVIATLITLTCGVKVDKLFNTATFKSGMTACVCVLGVAWLGDTFVVNHTDAIKNFAGDFVKDYPFMLAVALFFASMLLYSQAATAKALIPTVIAALGLTAANNGDAYILVASFAAVSALFVLPTYPTLLGAVQMDDTGTTRIGKYIFNHSFFIPGVLAIAFSVALGFLIAPILL
- a CDS encoding aspartate ammonia-lyase, with the protein product MATRKEHDFIGELEISDDFYYGIQTFRATENFHMSGRTLKEYPYFVKAFAQIKKAAALANKEVGVLDPKIADTLAKAADRVIAGEFLDQFVVDMVQGGAGTSTNMNANEVITNIALESMGHKKGEYQYIHPNDHTNLGQSTNDTYPSSIKVATYAKLTDLLAAMNLLKDELDKKAKDFKDIIKMGRTELEDAVPTTLGNTFNAFASYIKSDIEKITAARESMTYLNMGATAIGTGINCHPDYKNVVVKKLKDITGVDFKKADDFIAATQDTADFVHVSGALKTAAVRLSKIANDLRLMNSGPRCGLGEINLPQMQPGSSIMPGKVNPVIAEVVGEACYEVIGNDVTIMLCSERGEFELNAFEPGIAYALFNSIFILENAMKTLAEKAVRKLTANPEACLKSVLGSVGIVTAFNPYIGYEKSASIAKEALQTGKAVGDICLERGYLSKEEIDKILEPKNMLNPSMVR